One part of the Raphanus sativus cultivar WK10039 chromosome 7, ASM80110v3, whole genome shotgun sequence genome encodes these proteins:
- the LOC108817337 gene encoding DNA damage-repair/toleration protein DRT100-like, whose protein sequence is MVDVKKALVTVLISVVVVLLLADGATVVQACLPSDRAALLEFRSKLNEPYIGVFKTWKGQDCCKGWYGVSCDPKSGRVSSITLRAISEEPIFQRAKRKGFMTGTISPALCKLTHLSGVIISDWDGISGVIPSCVTNLLALRHLDLVGNKISGVIPASIGKLAKLRVLNLADNKISGGIPPSITRLTMLAHLDLVNNNLSGVIPGDIGRLKMLSRLLLTGNKLSGQIPESLTRIYRLADLELGMNRITGPIPASLGKMAVLATLNLGGNLISGAIPGTLMTSSIADLNLSGNLLAGKIPNTFGPRSYFTVLDLSNNRLQGPIPGSITTASFIGHLDVSHNHLCGKIPTGSPFDHLEATSFTYNSCLCGKPLGKCRK, encoded by the coding sequence ATGGTGGATGTTAAGAAGGCGTTAGTGACTGTACTGATCAGCGTCGTCGTGGTATTACTCCTCGCCGATGGCGCCACGGTGGTCCAAGCTTGTCTACCCTCCGATCGGGCGGCGCTTCTCGAGTTCCGATCAAAGCTCAACGAGCCTTACATTGGCGTGTTCAAGACGTGGAAAGGTCAAGACTGCTGCAAAGGATGGTACGGCGTGAGCTGCGACCCCAAAAGCGGCCGAGTCTCCAGCATCACCCTCCGCGCAATATCGGAGGAGCCGATTTTCCAGCGGGCGAAACGGAAGGGGTTCATGACCGGCACCATCTCGCCGGCGCTGTGTAAACTCACTCACCTCTCCGGCGTTATCATCTCCGACTGGGATGGAATCTCCGGCGTGATCCCGAGCTGCGTCACGAATCTTCTCGCGTTGAGACATTTAGATCTCGTCGGGAACAAAATCTCCGGCGTGATTCCGGCGAGTATCGGGAAGCTGGCGAAGCTGAGAGTGTTGAATCTCGCGGATAATAAAATATCCGGCGGGATTCCTCCGTCGATCACGAGGCTGACGATGTTGGCGCATCTGGATCTCGTGAACAACAATCTCTCCGGAGTCATACCGGGAGACATCGGCCGGTTAAAGATGCTGAGCCGCCTGCTCTTAACCGGTAACAAACTCTCGGGTCAAATACCCGAATCTTTGACCCGGATCTACCGTCTCGCGGATCTCGAGCTTGGGATGAACCGAATCACCGGTCCGATCCCGGCTTCTTTGGGGAAAATGGCGGTGCTCGCGACGCTTAATCTCGGCGGAAACTTAATCTCCGGCGCGATTCCGGGGACGCTGATGACTTCGTCCATCGCGGATTTGAATTTGAGCGGGAATCTTCTCGCGGGAAAGATACCGAACACGTTTGGTCCGAGGTCGTACTTCACGGTGCTGGATCTTTCGAATAACCGTCTACAGGGACCGATTCCGGGGAGTATCACGACGGCGTCGTTTATAGGCCACCTCGACGTGAGCCATAACCATCTCTGTGGGAAGATTCCGACAGGATCTCCTTTCGATCATCTGGAAGCGACATCGTTTACTTATAATAGCTGTCTCTGTGGGAAGCCTCTTGGGAAGTGTCggaaataa